A portion of the Meiothermus sp. Pnk-1 genome contains these proteins:
- a CDS encoding DNA repair protein RecO: protein MDRYRTLEGLLVGRKPLPGGDVILSFVTPEGAMQAVARKAMRPTGRSGRLSLFHHLRFQVYQKPGNDLPTLTQAELVGRLEGLELPPRFAYASYLGELAFRLASPEVASRIWPILVSGLRGIAKHPNSKIALVWAGWRVLRAAGLQPNLTGGGASLEEGSLTEEDRGVFLGPEGVQALRAVLFLPGSEAVEALEGAPLERLLRALRVHADHTVGTLNSAALL, encoded by the coding sequence ATGGACCGCTATCGCACGCTCGAGGGTCTTCTCGTAGGACGCAAGCCGCTGCCTGGCGGGGACGTGATCCTCTCTTTTGTGACCCCCGAAGGGGCCATGCAGGCCGTGGCCCGCAAGGCCATGCGGCCTACCGGGCGCAGCGGGCGGCTCTCCCTATTCCATCACCTGCGTTTTCAGGTTTACCAGAAACCCGGCAATGACCTGCCCACGCTCACTCAAGCCGAGCTGGTGGGGCGGTTGGAGGGCTTGGAGCTTCCGCCTCGTTTCGCTTACGCCTCATACCTGGGCGAGTTGGCTTTCCGGCTGGCTTCGCCGGAGGTGGCGAGCCGGATCTGGCCAATCCTCGTCTCGGGTTTGCGCGGTATCGCCAAACACCCCAACTCCAAGATCGCCCTGGTCTGGGCAGGGTGGCGGGTGCTGCGAGCGGCTGGGTTGCAGCCCAACCTGACCGGAGGAGGCGCCAGCCTCGAGGAAGGTTCTCTCACCGAGGAAGACCGGGGGGTGTTTCTGGGGCCTGAGGGCGTGCAGGCCTTGCGGGCGGTTCTGTTTCTGCCGGGTTCGGAAGCGGTAGAGGCGCTCGAGGGGGCCCCTCTCGAGCGGCTACTCCGAGCCCTCCGGGTGCATGCCGACCACACCGTGGGGACGCTGAACTCAGCGGCACTGCTCTGA